A genomic region of Coriobacteriaceae bacterium contains the following coding sequences:
- a CDS encoding MBL fold metallo-hydrolase, with the protein MIAPEYHIRDCVEADMDLIRYLFSVEGFSDLQSPEGIRVAVTPDNTMYGACRLEQGSDGSWNVRPIVVFDVVQGKGVGRALLKDALRLHPDLRLVARGEIEPFYLSCGFERCGWDAIAPEYRAECDACPDKAACGPLPFRSLPIERTFTFLGTSSGCGVPAFFCHCPACEAARKDPAKRRGCTGVALRGHGMTVIDASPDIRHQLNREGIDVIDDFFLTHAHYDHMGGLGEFEYFIRLYLMSTMPFHGSEHAIAETLREYSYMDDCFALDVMEPYDVREVDGLAIQALPLKHAPGTFGYLITTPEGRRTFYAPDTSDLAPEVIEILRGVDNLVMDSTFWENHGAARSHHDVHQTVHEGIDILDAGRIYLTHLAPHMCDPGVNEIDEVYAYAAQFDGRVVVAEDGMQFTL; encoded by the coding sequence ATGATTGCACCCGAGTACCATATTCGTGATTGCGTCGAAGCGGATATGGACCTTATCCGCTATCTGTTTTCGGTCGAGGGATTCAGCGACTTGCAAAGTCCCGAGGGCATACGCGTTGCCGTTACGCCCGATAACACGATGTACGGCGCTTGCCGTCTCGAGCAGGGAAGCGATGGCTCGTGGAACGTGCGTCCCATCGTCGTCTTCGATGTCGTGCAAGGCAAGGGCGTGGGCCGTGCGCTGCTCAAGGACGCGTTGCGCCTTCATCCGGACCTGCGCCTCGTTGCCCGTGGCGAGATTGAGCCTTTCTATTTGTCGTGCGGCTTCGAGCGTTGCGGTTGGGATGCCATCGCACCCGAGTATCGCGCCGAGTGCGATGCCTGCCCCGACAAGGCTGCATGTGGTCCGCTGCCTTTCCGCTCCCTTCCCATCGAGCGAACCTTCACCTTCCTCGGGACGAGCTCGGGTTGTGGCGTGCCGGCCTTTTTCTGCCATTGTCCGGCTTGCGAGGCGGCGCGCAAGGACCCGGCAAAACGCCGCGGCTGCACGGGCGTTGCCTTGCGCGGTCACGGCATGACCGTCATCGACGCCTCGCCCGACATCCGCCACCAGCTCAATCGAGAGGGCATCGACGTCATTGACGACTTCTTCCTCACGCATGCGCACTACGACCACATGGGCGGGCTGGGCGAGTTCGAGTACTTCATCCGCCTCTACCTCATGAGCACCATGCCCTTTCATGGGAGCGAACACGCGATTGCCGAGACGCTCAGGGAATACTCCTACATGGATGATTGCTTCGCGCTCGACGTGATGGAGCCGTATGACGTGCGCGAGGTGGACGGCCTTGCAATCCAGGCGTTGCCGCTCAAGCATGCGCCGGGCACCTTCGGCTATCTCATCACCACGCCCGAGGGACGCCGCACGTTCTACGCACCCGATACGAGCGATCTGGCGCCCGAGGTCATCGAGATACTCAGGGGCGTCGACAACCTCGTCATGGATTCGACCTTCTGGGAGAATCACGGGGCCGCCCGTTCGCACCATGATGTGCACCAGACCGTGCATGAGGGCATCGACATCCTTGATGCCGGGCGCATCTACCTCACGCATCTTGCACCACACATGTGCGATCCGGGCGTGAACGAGATTGACGAGGTCTACGCATACGCCGCGCAGTTCGATGGTCGCGTCGTCGTGGCCGAAGACGGCATGCAGTTCACGCTGTAA